The proteins below come from a single Bacteroidota bacterium genomic window:
- a CDS encoding ABC transporter ATP-binding protein — protein MIRITNIKKNLGGKQVLKGISLDVHKGEKLVVIGRSGCGKSVLLKHMVGLMQPDSGTVEVYKQDLSGLGETGLAAIRLKIGFLFQGAALFDSMTVGENVSLPLIENFSFTQREIARKVEEKLELVGLPGIQRLKPSELSGGMRKRVGLARAIITEPEVIFYDEPTTGLDPIMSDAIDNLVNSLAERLQVTSVVVTHDMDSVKKVADRVIMLHEGHIFFDDAPDRLFQSDNHVVRNFVNRSSVDDDEIVHEMEDLAVKAGQPDSTKPR, from the coding sequence AGGGATCAGTCTGGATGTCCATAAAGGTGAAAAGCTGGTGGTGATCGGGCGCTCTGGCTGTGGCAAATCGGTGTTGCTGAAACACATGGTGGGTCTGATGCAACCCGACTCGGGAACGGTGGAAGTGTATAAACAGGATCTTTCGGGTCTGGGAGAAACCGGGCTGGCTGCCATTCGTCTCAAAATCGGATTTTTATTTCAGGGAGCAGCTCTGTTCGATTCCATGACGGTAGGCGAGAATGTGTCACTTCCGCTGATCGAAAATTTTTCATTTACCCAGCGGGAAATTGCCCGCAAAGTGGAAGAAAAACTTGAACTGGTCGGACTTCCGGGAATTCAGAGGCTGAAACCTTCAGAACTGTCGGGCGGAATGAGAAAACGGGTCGGGCTGGCACGGGCCATTATTACCGAACCGGAAGTGATTTTTTATGATGAACCCACCACCGGTCTCGATCCCATCATGTCGGATGCCATTGACAACCTGGTGAATTCGCTGGCTGAACGCCTGCAGGTCACCTCGGTGGTGGTCACCCACGACATGGACAGTGTGAAAAAGGTGGCTGACCGGGTCATCATGCTTCATGAAGGCCATATTTTCTTTGATGATGCCCCTGACCGTCTGTTTCAGTCGGATAATCACGTGGTCCGGAATTTTGTGAACCGGTCTTCGGTTGATGACGACGAAATTGTCCATGAAATGGAAGATCTGGCAGTGAAAGCAGGTCAGCCGGATTCAACCAAACCACGCTGA